The genomic region tctgccattgtgctcgtgactcaactatctcatgcccagctcctcataaggaccagctccagtccatgattggctgaccgaccaatttcTCAACACATGGCgcgccgtaaagcagatttttcccgcgaaatttcggcaccggtggcagaagcttattgcacagccactaagtaacatatgtaaacactgatagtctgattttactgtggccactaccctgtgcaacccacattattttcataacgATATATTTAGGAagagatgctatctgttgcctctttaactaAACCTCCCCTGTTTTTATAAGCAGCTTGATGTACACAGGTGGTAACTCAGTTCACATCAACAGTAAATGCAGATAACTTGAGTCTTGTCTCGAATACCATCTGACAGAGTTGCTAAGCTGAAGTTGCCGTTTAAAAGACACCtttctttattcatttctgCTCACTGAGGTTTGTTTCTGCTTTCCTTCGACAACATTACTGCAGCATCACTTCCTGATTTACCAAACTAAAGTGTGGACTGAGGGTCATAACACTAAAGTCATGATACACTTTTATTACGACTCCAAACATTTTGTGATATGCGGAGTATTGCTGAGAAATAAATTaagatttattacattttttgtcatttctgttgaaattagctttagagaccaaaaacatttttgcaccaggctgtaaacatgtttatttctcttgtgAAGTTGTAACATGGGGGTTGTGTCCTCCTGTCTTCAGCCTCAGAGGTGCTACTTGATTAAAACTTGTTAAAGTTAGATACCAGTAATTGGTCAAAATTGTATCGTGACGTTGGATACAGCGTCAGGCCAATCACTGGGATAAAATTAAAGTGTTTTCCAAAAATCCAAATTGACTTAATATCAGGGAGCTCTCACATCAGGGACCCAGGCCCGAATCCAAGTACACTCAcaaagtccagtttgtttgataagtgtgaacactgtgtaccgCACGTGGCCTCTGATCACCCTTCTTTGTACAGTACCACCTGAAAAGATGGTCTTTGATCTAATGTCCTTATCAGGTTTTTATTGCACCTTATTTTAATTGCACAATTATCTTTGATTGTAATATtattttctcttgtttgttctcttattttgcttttttgttttcctcgtgTGTATGATGTTGAGCACTTTGGATCAACAGTGTTGTGtgtaaagtgctatataaataaagttgagttgagtctTGAGTATGGCTCATGTGTACTCTGGTATGACAGGCATCAGGTGTGAAAACAGGCCTTTGGTCAAAGCTAATATTTTCACTCCCCCAACAGACAAAGCCTCATCAGAATATCAGTAATATAACTTCTGTatgtttcctgtttctctccAGATTCCAGTAGCGTGTAAATCCTGCCCGTGTGGTTACGTGTTTATTAGCAGGAAACTCCTGAACGCCAAATTAAATGAGCGCTCCTCTCCAGCCATAGCAGGTAAAATTCAGATTTTATATTAACTAATAAATTATGCCTGGAAGTGTAGTTTGacttttgtgtttaatgtttgcTTGATTCCTCTAAACATTTGTTAAGAAGGTAATAGTAATTCTATAACATCTTTCAgtgctgttatttattttgtgaagtCCATCAGTCTGTCTATGCAtatttttctccatctctctctctctctctctctctttatttatatgtgtgtatttaaatatatattttaaaatgtatttatgttattatcattattattattattattattatttacgtggttttatttttactattgtttttctctttcattatttttcttttatatatatgaaaatatatatatatatatatatatataatttaaattaaaaaattatatagaattgtttaaatttatttatggatatatttaattattaatttaatttatttatttatttttatttttatttatttttattgttttaaaggaACAACCCAAAGCTGGCAGCCTGGCTCCAGTCTAACCCACAAATTACAGTGATCTGTTTTTTATTATCCGTGTTTTCTGCCTCAGACAAACTGGACTTTAAGCGGAGGAGGACGGAGCGTATTCGCAGAGAGAGGATAGACTCTTCCTTAACCAATGACATGGAGAACAGGAGAAGATCCCGGgccaacagccaatcagatccCATCCGGAGGGGGCGGGGCAGACCAAAAACTGTGGGACTgaagaaacaggaagaggaaaaaggtaaaagaagaaaatactATCTACAGTTTGATTTCACAGGACTCTCTTGTGAGGTCcgtctttaaagggatagttcagatcttttgaagtgatGCTGTGTGACGTACTCATCTATCGTCAGTGTGTTACCTGCAGTAGATATGTCGCcacgcctccagtttggagacaCAGCAGGAGTGCTGAGTGTCTGACTACTATCACGCCACATGCTACATGTAAATATAAGTTTATGTTGATTACTATGTGTTGTATTTGTCATCGTGGTACTGCTTATAACGTATGCAATATACAAATGGGATTGAGCGCTGTGACGCCATCAGCACAAGTTGCTGATGTAGgccactttttaatttgccataATGTGTCGTAAAGATGAACGCAGGTCCTTCCAggttgcataaaatcaaaccagtttaagCTCTTAAACCAGACCAGACCGGCTAAACTGGAAATTGACCCAACACGGCCTGCAATAAAACCCAGGTTGAGAATACCTGCATGCTGCTGTCCCTTTCACCTCTCGCTGTGTCTTTGCctcatgtctctccctctgatCCCCCTGGACACGCACACTGCACCTGACATTATcttcattaaaggtccagtgtg from Epinephelus moara isolate mb chromosome 1, YSFRI_EMoa_1.0, whole genome shotgun sequence harbors:
- the c1h16orf87 gene encoding UPF0547 protein C16orf87 homolog, which gives rise to MSANKTKKVKMATKSCPECDQQIPVACKSCPCGYVFISRKLLNAKLNERSSPAIADKLDFKRRRTERIRRERIDSSLTNDMENRRRSRANSQSDPIRRGRGRPKTVGLKKQEEEKEKQEKEVDIYAGLSDEKAFVFSVALAEINRKILGQRLIL